A window of Bacillus sp. DX3.1 genomic DNA:
CTGTGTTTATTTAGTTCTGTAAATTTAGAATGATAGTTATAAGCTAAAATAAAACCAGATAAAACAAAAAAGAATTGAACACCCGCTGAACCTAATTGATACTGGCTAAACACACCCATATGGAATAAGAAAACCATTAGCGCAGCAATAAACCTAAATGACGTTAAAGAGTTTAACATATGATTCCTGCCTTTCTCATTTCTCCAAATATAAATGATTTGAATTTTCAAATCATTTATATTCTTTATCAATACTCATACAAATATGAGTATTGAGGATGAAGGTTCAGTTCCTACTTAAATATGAATTGATTAATCTAATGCAGAACCCTTGAGTAAACGGCAGGATATTAAATAACACGGAATATACTCCTATATCCTTTGTATCCCCTTGAGAAAAGTCAACTGCTCCGTCTTTTCTTGTAACTTTCATTAAATAATTCATAGCCCTATCTACACTATCTATGCATTCACTTGAAATTCCATTTATCTTTGAAGCATTTAACATAAACCATCCTAGCGTAGCTGTAGCGGAAGAGTCAGATCTACTCTCACTTCTAGTTACAGTCCAATTCCAACTACCATTATCTTGTTGAAAGCTCATTGCAGCTTCCGCAAATCTTTTAACACTTTCTTCGAGCGCAAATTTATATTTACTATCTTGCGGCAATTCATTCCAAGCATCTATAAGGCCTATAGCAAACCAACCAAGCCCTCTCCCCCATCCGTATAATCCAAGGGGAACCTTATTCTCTATCTTGTAAACGTGACATGGTAGCGAATGTTTATCTAACATTCCATATTGCTCATACTCTTTAATTTGTTTCACTGCTAAATCTATACAATCCTCTTTGTTATATCTAGTACCGTAACAAACTAAAAAAGGGCATATAAACCCTATAGTATCTACATATCTGTAGCTTTTCATAAACTTTCTATATTCTGCTGTGCCGTCCTCACCTATATGATCTTTAATCATTTCCCATGTATAATCTAATGCCTTTTTATATTGATTTACATCAATATGATCCAACTTCATGATAGCGTAAGCAAGTATAGCTCCGTCTATATGCTTAGGTTTTTCTAACCATTGGCCACTACTATCAAATTTTGAATTCAAAAATTTTGCAATCTCACATTTTATTTCCTTATCA
This region includes:
- a CDS encoding glycoside hydrolase family 88 protein; this translates as MIFQILGCILIFIILMTIIIDLVPVMKDWVLRIHMGRYEDKSLWNKTITKKGSKWLLNTPKIKVTDNTRLVVIDMLKGNYTKSTIQHWQEASLILGLSEHLKHNDDKEIKCEIAKFLNSKFDSSGQWLEKPKHIDGAILAYAIMKLDHIDVNQYKKALDYTWEMIKDHIGEDGTAEYRKFMKSYRYVDTIGFICPFLVCYGTRYNKEDCIDLAVKQIKEYEQYGMLDKHSLPCHVYKIENKVPLGLYGWGRGLGWFAIGLIDAWNELPQDSKYKFALEESVKRFAEAAMSFQQDNGSWNWTVTRSESRSDSSATATLGWFMLNASKINGISSECIDSVDRAMNYLMKVTRKDGAVDFSQGDTKDIGVYSVLFNILPFTQGFCIRLINSYLSRN